Proteins co-encoded in one Drosophila gunungcola strain Sukarami chromosome X unlocalized genomic scaffold, Dgunungcola_SK_2 000032F, whole genome shotgun sequence genomic window:
- the LOC128260509 gene encoding LOW QUALITY PROTEIN: uncharacterized protein LOC128260509 (The sequence of the model RefSeq protein was modified relative to this genomic sequence to represent the inferred CDS: inserted 1 base in 1 codon), producing the protein MVLISDAFGLHVSSNCILVGHGDQAVVYKSYGKVEMPVRLREGKVRGFAWSPLKQSQRLLLIYSENEYSLIVCTLNGEKEQFQLIYEGETKDWINAAMFLDDSPTAKTRFVLHTSHSALLYLEFDIASSADCKVLELARCTDSSILYYTRLHGDCYNELAIISGNAFGELLLWQTQFPIESESDTYLKTYPLLLRLQAHNGVIHSIDFDLVSQLLVTTSDDRSVKFWNIKKSGDWTTAEIKPMFSCFGHGSRVMCVSIFKVDGQIFVASGGEDSYVCIWSRSGELLLKRRQHFGAPIWGLGFGQDEHTLYSTSSTGNLVGQNLKEIFNRDKYRPTMLNGLGEANEFPRNIKFLNADTIVGLSSSNRLYYTRIMTDAPHENHWLMVNDFPIYKRTVLEVFDGLIATCGHRRITIHRFNEHTNDFEQLFDGIRMKGTIRSFQFLSRDLFLVSDNLGYCLLLKTHELGIDSHIALFNDREPWITAALLVAEHYLLLSNRRGHVMLYHRSPGNDFVLKDTIKCLHGKMGANFFKLLSANKDFANVMSGGHEAFLKYLHIGLTDCTLTVRQRESIPLAWVEAAPSEDLILGFNDNHIVAWSRQHDVLLQLECGGGNRCWDYQLSKGLLSIAYVKQKRVFFLTSPLYNTVAVSGIKGLQNNTWHTRNCNTIRLLXPQSQANPIIISAGDDNIIKVTKIFNDSLLQCAELHSHISTVRCLQAHLWSSESGSSTWLIFSVGGRSQLCISQLEVSVSNKCYITELSTHTLQNITASKSSTIEARLMAIDIAQHSTADDFSIYVAGADGKITHYTWDCKNPSELNFKTFVDIKRCPLTVQWISNKRLVLITTTSGEIYGFDQTLHTICVQLQLHVTGINTIDIYVDKHILHILSGGDDENIKYTVLNLDNNRVEYKTEFQGLHNAQVNALAIHCRTNETNEESEMFALTCSIDRQIYRINLRTRQYSRVGYTCIADVKGMLIDQCQRMYFYGCGLQTITLCK; encoded by the exons ATGGTCTTAATATCCGATGCTTTTGGCTTGCATGTGTCCTCCAACTGCATATTGGTTG GTCATGGCGACCAGGCGGTTGTATACAAATCATATGGCAAAGTCGAGATGCCGGTTCGCCTGCGTGAGGGAAAAGTTCGTGGATTTGCGTGGAGTCCTTTGAAACAATCACAGAGATTACTACTGATTTATAGTGAAAATGAATACTCGCTTATTGTGTGTACCTTGAATGGTGAGAAGGAGCAGTTCCAGCTGATTTACGAGGGCGAAACCAAAGACTGGATAAATGCGGCCATGTTTTTAGACGATAGTCCAACAGCTAAGACACGATTTGTCCTGCACACCTCGCATAGTGCACTTCTATATTTGGAATTTGATATTGCATCCAGTGCAGACTGCAAAGTTTTGGAATTAGCCAGATGCACGGACAGCTCGATTCTCTATTACACCCGCTTGCATGGCGATTGCTATAACGAACTGGCAATAATAAGCGGAAATGCCTTTGGCGAATTGTTGCTATGGCAAACTCAGTTTCCCATAGAATCGGAATCTGATACATATCTAAAAACATATCCACTGCTATTGCGTCTACAAGCGCACAACGGAGTGATCCACTCCATTGACTTTGATTTGGTATCACAACTATTGGTAACAACATCGGACGATCGATCGGTAAAGTTTTGGAATATCAAAAAGTCTGGCGACTGGACAACCGCTGAAATTAAACCAATGTTTAGTTGTTTCGGCCATGGTTCACGTGTAATGTGCGTTAGCATCTTTAAAGTTG ATGGTCAAATATTTGTGGCTAGTGGCGGTGAGGATTCCTATGTCTGCATTTGGAGTCGATCCGGTGAATTGTTGTTAAAACGCCGTCAACATTTCGGAGCACCCATTTGGGGATTGGGATTTGGTCAGGACGAACATACGCTTTATAGTACCAGCTCTACGGGTAACTTAGTTGGTCAGAACCTCAAAGAAATCTTCAATCGAGACAAATATCGCCCCACTATGCTGAACGGTTTAGGTGAAGCGAATGAGTTTCCCAGAAACATAAAGTTCCTAAATGCTGACACAATTGTTGGCCTAAGTAGCTCGAATCGGTTGTATTATACCCGAATAATGACGGATGCTCCTCATGAAAACCATTGGCTAATGGTAAATGACTTTCCAATATACAAACGAACAGTTTTAGAGGTCTTCGATGGCCTTATAGCTACCTGTGGTCATCGCCGAATAACAATTCACAGATTCAATGAACATACCAATGATTTCGAGCAACTCTTTGATGGCATCAGAATGAAGGGCACTATTCGTTCTTTTCAATTTCTGAGCAGAGATCTCTTTCTTGTATCCGATAACTTGGGCTATTGCCTCCTATTGAAGACCCACGAACTGGGCATAGATTCCCATATTGCACTTTTCAATGACCGTGAGCCTTGGATAACAGCTGCCTTGCTTGTTGCCGAGCACTATCTTTTGTTAAGCAATCGTAGGGGTCATGTCATGCTGTACCACCGTAGTCCTGGAAATGACTTCGTACTGAAGGATACAATCAAGTGTTTGCACGGTAAAATGGGTGCCAATTTCTTTAAACTACTGAGTGCCAATAAAGACTTTGCAAATGTAATGAGCGGTGGCCACGAAGCTTTCCTCAAATATCTACACATAGGCCTAACGGACTGCACTTTGACTGTCAGACAACGCGAAAGTATCCCATTGGCTTGGGTTGAGGCAGCTCCATCCGAGGACTTAATTTTGGGTTTTAACGATAACCACATTGTTGCCTGGTCACGCCAACACGATGTCCTTTTGCAGCTGGAATGCGGCGGAGGCAATAGATGCTGGGACTACCAACTTAGTAAGGGTTTACTTTCCATAGCGTATGTGAAGCAAAAGCGCGTGTTTTTCCTCACCAGTCCACTTTACAATACAGTCGCTGTCAGTGGAATAAAAGGCCTACAAAATAATACCTGGCACACCAGAAATTGCAACACTATTCGTCTGC GCCCACAAAGTCAAGCAAATCCTATTATCATATCCGCTGGCGATGACAATATCATAAAAGTCACGAAAATATTCAATGATTCATTGTTGCAATGTGCGGAATTGCACTCTCATATCTCAACAGTTCGATGCTTACAGGCTCATCTCTGGAGTTCGGAAAGTGGCTCGAGTACATGGTTGATCTTTTCAGTTGGAGGTCGATCCCAGCTCTGTATAAGCCAACTGGAAGTAAGTGTCTCAAACAAGTGCTACATAACCGAACTGAGCACACATACACTGCAAAATATAACTGCCTCTAAGAGCAGCACAATTGAAGCGCGACTAATGGCCATTGATATAGCCCAGCATTCTACTGCGGATGATTTCTCGATATATGTAGCAGGCGCTGATGGAAAAATTACTCATTATACCTGGGACTGCAAAAATCCAAGCGAactcaattttaaaacttttgtagaTATAAAACGGTGCCCGCTGACAGTGCAATGGATTAGTAACAAAAGATTAGTGCTAATCACAACAACAAGTGGAGAAATCTACGGCTTTGATCAAACACTACACACAATATGTGTTCAACTTCAACTGCATGTGACGGGAATAAATACAATAGATATATACGTTGATAAACACATATTGCACATACTGTCAGGTGGAGATgatgaaaatataaagtacACAGTACTTAATTTGGACAACAATAGAGTGGAATATAAAACCGAATTTCAAGGCCTTCACAATGCCCAAGTGAATGCTTTAGCAATTCACTGCCGCACCAACGAGACTAACGAGGAATCCGAAATGTTTGCCCTTACCTGCAGTATAGATAGGCAGATCTATAGAATAAACCTCAGAACGCGACAATATAGTCGAGTTGGATATACCTGCATAGCCGATGTCAAGGGAATGCTTATAGACCAGTGTCAGCGAATGTATTTTTACGGCTGCGGACTACAAACTATAACTTTGTGTAAATAG
- the LOC128260504 gene encoding LOW QUALITY PROTEIN: phospholipid-transporting ATPase ABCA3 (The sequence of the model RefSeq protein was modified relative to this genomic sequence to represent the inferred CDS: inserted 1 base in 1 codon) produces MACSTLCIFWILVWKNLQKQKDNKLVLFLSLLLPVISFSLLLSIRSSRDQHLRYYSGKEEATTLKLNWLPLIKKINERRQLVVAKEKNFKRNVFIPQIKVAYAPNSSAAIAVLMEDVMAELTISAEGIVSFENCQDLRTHASAEHYMASVCFRNVDADASKSGLPKVLHFAIIMPSELRNFENTWIGDSWKEINFLVNPESSDAKEADEESYSDYLQEGFVALQYFISTKYLENAYRPLRVPKVHLRRFNENANVLVFDRVATSAILLILLGFMFPVTILVKLIVKEREMGQRFVMQTSNARATLQIAAWYFNGFLEFLIASVLITCLLKIAWDGIAGVLQKSPWHILLFFFISYGLSATSFVIFISLAMRNTKVAIVVVPIIWILVPLPFLSDEELISELPHVFYVIATVLLCNVSLSRGLKKFFYIEDYPAKAKNRTFFTYKVMDSDFGLIVPIGCFYLQTLLYTLIALILESNASACLGGVFKKMCRKVRRTKLYNKIQGGNGRRSWLKKPERKSIDSKNENNATIEFRNVSKKYSKSXAVRNFTFNVYPREVVALLGHNASGKSTIMKMLCGLTPPSVGEVFISGFNVRTHRRQAFKYAASALSCNTLFSEFKVFDHLVFLSRLRGLKKTEAKEEVKSYLGSLKMENLERTQVRRLTTGQKLILQTLSAFVGRTRIVILDKSFDGMDEARATLFLDFVQEQKKSRTIFFTTNSPKVASYLADRIAILSKGKLLSYGTEKSLCNTFGNAYRLTIYANESCNFAEVQLFLENYVADIELDSRLGDSVVFLIKYKYHTELINLLENLTNSKEDLNIYRFQLQECSLDHISLSLFGHEQSSFELEDPASQIFPIEGRLGKSYTLPILHLWVVLRQRLMADFRNWFLPILKFILPTLVAVWTLCMPYFWDTSQPPGRTIFPIGDHGRGIGIFQQKSPAGALVRASEEYAKSGAIEINPALDITEYIRSHVTSHSLLSDLDFLAAAIFSEGEVHALFNNKWPHSAPDSLALVMNSLAVGFLGSDSGIKVEIEPLPFSTVHTLQLHLNIDGIDLIFACCLSFSFCFIWSIPLLYMALKRESRYNYIELIAGMRISLMIVAFLIYDIVVVSMAIFPLNIAVIFLEWDVLMNPDIFLLYTYVLVIVALCVLSTNMLISIGLRKIYTGYLFVLAFYTLGIVIYLAVWESNPSAESNELFFLFLDFHPFYALLHNLMRIASISEKIWLCSDMQIYKTSVYSAQCQSVPNCCDTRAQQFHHLRYLSCVCLLTIVVWIIIFIILQSHLVKHTPRQRKYLSDSDSDSQHYHNILHISQPSDLENTRILEKSRVRTLERNYIESKVLHVEHLSVFFGLKAALKHIDFMCNRYQVLSIFGANGSGKTVLMKAVLGILSPSSGRIVCSNRVPLKSRNLEACNLIGYSAQETNAFQALTILESITLLLRVRRSVGKTLASDATTLCKMFGLHKYRFQLLSVCSRGVVKRLSLALALLSDADLILLDDPFTHLDAVSRRNTIRRIHDVSQQGRSVIYTCSDTDFSPPALRMAALNHPRMAAIGERQEIELNYYTGYFVVETSVDFVATDDVLMTTLADGSQAEDMSAFGELQKSSAYQDYSRVHSDSADRWKYLQLCALIEHIFPQAIIKTVRSPKACFWLSRQMYSMAQIVKTLQLNKQHFYSFTISQPSISYIFLNISPEEVPKEAFSY; encoded by the exons atggcTTGCAGTACTTTATGCATATTTTGGATATTGGTTTGGaagaatttacaaaaacaaaaggacaATAAGTTAGTTTTGTTCCTGTCGTTACTGCTGCCTGTGATTTCGTTTTCATTGCTTTTATCCATTCGCTCTTCACGGGATCAACATTTGAGATACTATTCAGGCAAAGAGGAAGCCACAACATTGAAGCTAAATTGGTTGCCGCTGATcaagaaaattaatgaacGCCGTCAGTTAGTGGTGGCGAAAGAGAAAAA TTTTAAACGAAATGTCTTCATACCGCAAATAAAAGTGGCATATGCCCCCAATTCAAGTGCTGCCATCGCCGTGCTCATGGAGGATGTGATGGCTGAACTAACCATCTCGGCAGAAGGGATTGTATCCTTTGAGAATTGCCAGGACTTGCGAACCCACGCTTCTGCCGAACATTATATGGCCAGTGTTTGCTTTCGCAATGTGGATGCGGATGCGTCGAAAAGTGGCCTCCCAAAGGTCTTGCACTTCGCGATCATTATGCCATCGGAGCTTCGCAACTTTGAGAACACTTGGATTGGCGACAGCTGGAAGGAAATCAACTTTCTTGTCAATCCCGAAAGTTCCGATGCCAAAGAAGCCGACGAGGAAAGCTACTCGGACTATTTGCAAGAGGGTTTTGTAGCACTGCAGTACTTTATTAGCACCAAATACCTGGAGAATGCGTACAGGCCACTGCGAGTTCCCAAAGTCCATCTGCGCCGATTCAATGAAAATGCTAATGTGCTAGTTTTCGATAGAGTAGCCACTTCGGCCATACTGTTGATTCTTCTTGGCTTCATGTTTCCTGTCACTATCCTCGTTAag CTGATTGTGAAGGAGCGCGAGATGGGACAACGTTTTGTGATGCAGACCAGTAACGCCAGGGCAACATTGCAAATTGCAGCCTGGTACTTTAATGGATTCCTTGAGTTCCTGATTGCTTCGGTCCTCATAACATGTCTTCTCAAG ATCGCATGGGATGGAATTGCGGGAGTATTGCAAAAAAGTCCTTGGcatatattgttatttttcttcatCTCATATGGACTCTCTGCTACCAGTTTTGTCATTTTCATATCATTAGCAATGCGCAACACAAAAGTTGCCATTGTTGTGGTACCAATTATATGGATCCTTGTGCCGCTTCCATTTTTGTCCGATGAAGAGCTGATCTCTGAACTGCCGCATGTGTTTTATGTAATAGCTACAGTACTTCTTTGCAATGTGTCGTTAAGTCGCGGCttgaagaaatttttttacatCGAGGATTACCCGGCAAAGGCGAAAAATAGAACATTTTTCACTTACAAAGTTATGGATTCTGATTTTGGACTAATCGTACCCATTGGATGTTTTTACTTACAGACATTACTTTACACGCTAATCGCCCTGATCCTGGAATCTAATGCAAGCGCTTGTTTGGGcggtgtttttaaaaaaatgtgccGAAAAGTTCGAAGGACCaaattatataacaaaatCCAGGGAGGCAACGGTCGAAGGTCATGGCTCAAAAAGCCTGAAAGAAAAAGCATCGATTCAAAGAACGAAAATAATGCGACAATTGAGTTTCGTAACGTATCGAAAAAGTACTCGAAAA TTGCGGTGCGTAACTTCACATTTAATGTGTATCCCAGAGAAGTGGTGGCACTATTGGGTCATAATGCGTCTGGAAAAAGCACAATTATGAAGATGCTGTGCGGACTGACACCGCCTTCGGTGGGAGAGGTCTTCATATCTGGCTTTAATGTACGTACTCATAGAAGGCAGGCCTTTAAATATGCCGCATCGGCCCTGTCTTGCAACACATTGTTCTCCGAGTTCAAAGTGTTCGACCACCTAGTATTTCTCAGCAGGTTGCGAGGTCTTAAGAAAACCGAAGCCAAAGAAGAAGTTAAGTCCTATCTTGGCTCACTGAAAATGGAGAATTTGGAGAGAACACAGGTCAGAAGACTCACTACCGGACAGAAACTCATTCTGCAGACCCTGAGTGCTTTCGTTGGAAGAACTCGCATTGTAATCCTTGACAAGTCCTTTGATGGAATGGATGAGGCCAGGGCCACGCTGTTCCTCGATTTTGTCCAGGAGCAGAAGAAAAGTCGAACTATATTTTTCACTACCAATAGTCCAAAAGTAGCCAGCTATCTGGCCGATCGCATTGCTATTCTGTCCAAGGGTAAGCTGCTGTCATATGGAACTGAAAAATCGTTGTGCAATACGTTCGGCAATGCCTATCGATTG ACTATTTATGCCAACGAAAGTTGTAATTTCGCAGAGGTGCAACTGTTTTTGGAAAACTACGTAGCTGATATTGAGCTAGACTCTAGGCTTGGTGATTCCGTGGTCtttctaattaaatataaataccacACTGAGCTAATTAATTTGCTCGAAAACCTGACAAATAGCAAAGAGGACTTGAATATATACAGGTTTCAACTACAGGAGTGCAGCCTTGACCACATCTCATTGAGCTTGTTTGGCCATGAGCAGTCAAGTTTTGAATTGGAGGACCCTGCATCCCAAATATTTCCCATCGAGGGCCGGCTTGGGAAGAGCTACACCTTACCGATCCTGCACCTTTGGGTTGTGCTTCGCCAGCGGCTGATGGCCGACTTCCGAAACTGGTTTTTGCCCATTCTGAAATTTATTCTGCCCACATTGGTGGCCGTTTGGACACTTTGCATGCCATATTTTTGGGACACTTCCCAGCCACCGGGTAGAACAATTTTTCCGATTGGTGATCATGGCCGTGGTATCGGTATCTTTCAACAAAAGTCACCAGCAGGAGCACTTGTGAGGGCGAGCGAGGAGTACGCCAAATCCGGAGCCATTGAAATCAATCCGGCACTCGACATTACCGAGTACATTCGCAGCCATGTGACTAGTCACAGTTTGTTGTCCGACTTAGACTTTCTGGCGGCTGCCATATTTTCCGAAGGCGAGGTCCATGCTCTGTTCAACAACAAATGGCCCCACTCGGCACCCGACAGTTTGGCCCTGGTAATGAATTCCTTGGCAGT TGGCTTTCTAGGCTCTGACTCAGGAATAAAGGTGGAAATCGAACCATTGCCCTTCTCGACGGTGCATACTTTGCAATTGCATCTGAACATCGATGGTATCGATTTGATATTCGCCTGCTGCCTGAGCTTCAGTTTCTGCTTCATTTGGAGCATTCCCCTGCTTTACATGGCACTAAAACGCGAAAGTCGCTATAACTATATCGAACTGATTGCTGGGATGCGGATCAGCCTTATGATTGTGGCGTTTTTAATCTACGATATAGTTGTGGTGTCAATGGCCATTTTTCCGCTAAACATAGCCGTCATATTCCTCGAGTGGGATGTACTAATGAATCCTGATATTTTCT TGCTTTATACCTATGTCTTGGTTATCGTGGCGCTCTGTGTGCTCAGCACAAACATGCTCATATCCATCGGCCTGCGAAAGATTTATACTGGCTATCTGTTCGTACTCGCCTTCTACACACTTGGCATTGTGATTTACCTTGCTGTGTGGGAATCGAACCCCAGCGCAGAATCCAATgagcttttctttttatttctcgACTTCCATCCGTTTTATGCCCTACTGCATAATCTAATGCGCATTGCCAGCATATCGGAGAAAATATGGCTTTGCAGCGATATGCAAATTTATAAGACCAGTGTCTACTCGGCGCAGTGCCAGAGTGTCCCAAATTGTTGTG ATACCAGAGCACAGCAGTTTCATCACCTTCGATACTTAAGTTGCGTTTGCCTGTTGACCATCGTAGTGTGgatcataatttttattattctccAGTCACATTTGGTAAAGCATACGCCACGCCAACGGAAATATTTGAGTGACAGTGA TTCAGATAGCCAGCATTACCACAATATTTTGCACATTTCGCAGCCCAGTGATCTTGAAAATACCAGGATATTGGAAAAGTCCCGTGTTCGGACTCTGGAACGTAATTATATCGAGAGCAAAGTCTTGCATGTGGAACACTTGAGCGTTTTCTTTGGCCTAAAGGCGGCACTCAAACATATTGATTTTATGTGCAATAG GTATCAAGTTCTAAGCATATTCGGGGCAAATGGATCTGGAAAAACGGTTCTGATGAAAGCCGTACTCGGGATTCTATCTCCCAGCTCAGGACGAATAGTATGCTCAAATAGGGTGCCGCTGAAGTCGAGGAACTTGGAAGCTTGCAATCTGATTGGTTACAGTGCACAAGAAACTAACGCGTTTCAGGCATTGACAATATTGGAAAGTATAACATTGCTATTGCGAGTTCGACGCTCAGTGGGGAAAACTTTGGCCTCGGATGCCACAACCCTGTGCAAAATGTTTGGTCTACACAAGTATCGGTTTCAATTGCTTTCGGTTTGCAGTCGAGGTGTAGTGAAACGACTGAGCCTAGCCCTTGCACTGCTAAGCGATGCCGATCTCATCCTGTTGGACGACCCGTTCACCCATTTGGATGCAGTCTCCCGGAGGAACACGATCCGCCGAATCCACGATGTGAGCCAACAAGGTAGATCCGTGATCTACACCTGCTCCGACACCGATTTTTCTCCACCGGCCCTGCGAATGGCTGCACTCAATCATCCGCGAATGGCCGCCATTGGGGAGCGACAGGAAATAGAGCTTAACTACTACACAGGGTACTTTGTCGTCGAAACCAGTGTCGATTTCGTAGCTACTGATGATGTGCTAATGACAACACTGGCAGATGGGTCCCAAGCCGAAGACATGTCCGCATTTGGGGAGCTGCAAAAGAGCTCAGCCTATCAAGATTACTCGAGGGTGCACAGTGATAGTGCGGATAGATGGAAATACCTACAGCTATGTGCTCTCATCGAACACATTTTTCCCCAGGCAATTATTAA GACTGTACGCTCGCCGAAGGCCTGTTTTTGGTTGTCACGTCAAATGTATTCCATGGCGCAAATTGTCAAAACTCTTCAGCttaacaaacaacatttttactCCTTTACAATTTCCCAGCCGTCCATTAGTTACATATTTCTCAATATCAGTCCCGAGGAAGTGCCCAAGGAGGCATTTTCTTATTAA